The Aphidius gifuensis isolate YNYX2018 linkage group LG2, ASM1490517v1, whole genome shotgun sequence DNA window GACGTAATTCTTGGTAAGTATCTAATTTAAATGCAGCTTTGTTACTGTCACCAACTGTTCCAATTGGTGGCAGGTTGTTTAGTTTCCCTGTCCTTGTGGTACAAATGTACAAGGTGGAGTACAACGTCTTGCTTTGTCACCAAATTGATTATGATAAAAGCTGTCTCCTTGTGAGTATCTTCTTGGTCTTGATCTGGATCTTGATCTTGGTCTAGACTGATAGTTATTTCTTTGTACTTTTAACTCTTTAATTTCTTTCATACAATCAAGTAACATTTGTTGCAGGCCTTCTATTTTTTGTTCCATACGAAGCTGTGTATGTGATGGTGTGGTGTCTTTCTGATTACATGCTGATGTAGCCATGACGAATGAGTTTCTAGTGGCTTCCATCACCCTATCAGCTACTTCAGCCATAGCATTTAGTGTCAAGTTTGATGATGCTACCAACAGGGGTTTAACTTGATTTGACATCCTGTCTAGCCAAAGTTGGTGAAGCATGTCCTCTGTCATTGAGTCACCAGCTAACTCTTTCATTTCTCTGAGAAACTGTGTTGGTTTCTTGTCTGCTAAATCCATCTCTCTCAGAAGTTTATGTATTTGCTTTTCGCGAGAGATTGAAGTTCTCTGAATAATAGCTTCTTTTATACGTCTGTATTTATCAATTACTGGTGGATTGTGTAATATATCAGTAACCTGTTGTAATGTTTCAGCGTCAAGTGCACGAATGACTGAGTAATATTTAGTCTCgtcatttctaatttttaatgCATTAAACTCAGCTTCGACGAGTATAAACCACAACTCTGGAcgatcttttaaaaaaatggc harbors:
- the LOC122850397 gene encoding uncharacterized protein LOC122850397: MENRTNEGHYDFLTGFGFSEPGGTSSSSTSGAYGNQNNNNNQHQEHPMEQQQETMARFNDVQKAMITSMLNESLVNTVSKPQVAIFLKDRPELWFILVEAEFNALKIRNDETKYYSVIRALDAETLQQVTDILHNPPVIDKYRRIKEAIIQRTSISREKQIHKLLREMDLADKKPTQFLREMKELAGDSMTEDMLHQLWLDRMSNQVKPLLVASSNLTLNAMAEVADRVMEATRNSFVMATSACNQKDTTPSHTQLRMEQKIEGLQQMLLDCMKEIKELKVQRNNYQSRPRSRSRSRPRRYSQGDSFYHNQFGDKARRCTPPCTFVPQGQGN